In Chitinophaga nivalis, a single genomic region encodes these proteins:
- a CDS encoding DMT family transporter: MKKAFLHLHLSVFLAGFTGILGKLITLNEGLLVWYRLMITSISLLILFRLQGKLKILPWKDIAPIGATGVVIALHWLFFYGSIKYSNVSIGVICFSLTSLFTAFFDPLINRRRFDMAEMGLSLLTLLGILLIFHFDTQYRTGIILGIISAMFAALFTVFNKRLIKRFDTSTITFYELSVGFVVLTLAMPFYLQLFPVASILPSSMDLIYLLILAWACTICMYLLSMSALKKISPFTVNLCFNLEPVYSIFLAFVLFHENKYLNSAFYAGLGCILLSVVLQMARVAKDRTLS; this comes from the coding sequence ATGAAAAAAGCATTCCTTCATCTCCATCTCTCCGTATTCCTGGCAGGTTTTACAGGTATTTTAGGTAAACTGATCACCCTCAACGAAGGACTGCTGGTATGGTACCGGCTGATGATCACCTCCATAAGCCTGCTGATATTATTTCGCTTACAGGGTAAATTAAAAATACTGCCCTGGAAAGATATTGCCCCCATTGGCGCTACCGGCGTAGTGATTGCACTCCACTGGCTGTTCTTTTACGGCAGTATTAAATATTCGAATGTATCTATCGGGGTGATTTGTTTTTCTCTTACCAGTCTGTTCACCGCTTTTTTTGATCCGCTGATCAACCGGCGCCGCTTTGATATGGCGGAGATGGGACTCAGTTTACTGACCCTGCTGGGCATTCTGCTGATATTTCATTTTGATACACAATACCGTACCGGTATTATACTGGGTATTATATCGGCCATGTTTGCCGCCCTGTTTACCGTATTCAATAAACGGCTCATCAAACGCTTTGATACCTCCACCATCACTTTTTATGAACTGTCGGTCGGTTTTGTGGTATTAACCCTGGCGATGCCGTTTTACCTGCAGCTGTTTCCTGTGGCCAGTATCCTGCCATCGTCTATGGACCTCATCTACCTGCTGATACTCGCCTGGGCCTGTACCATCTGTATGTACCTGCTCAGTATGAGTGCGTTGAAAAAGATTTCTCCCTTTACCGTTAATCTGTGTTTTAATCTGGAACCGGTGTACAGCATCTTCCTGGCTTTTGTGCTGTTTCATGAAAACAAATACCTGAACAGCGCTTTCTATGCAGGGCTGGGCTGTATTCTGTTATCTGTGGTACTGCAAATGGCGCGGGTGGCCAAAGACCGCACCCTCTCCTAG
- a CDS encoding polyprenol monophosphomannose synthase translates to MEKLVIIPTYNEKDNIRNIIAAVFSLQENFHVLIVDDGSPDGTGAIVKSLQQEHPGALFLQERSGKQGLGTAYIHGFKWALANNYQYIFEMDADFSHNPKDLVRLYNACAKDGADVSVGSRYVKGGNTENWPWDRAILSYGASLYVGMITWMPVKDPTAGFVCYRNTVLEAINLDQIQFVGYAFQIEMKFTAWKLGFRIKEVPITFKDRKEGYSKMSKGIVKEGILGVLKIQWQSLFRQYKKRVTN, encoded by the coding sequence TTGGAAAAGCTTGTCATCATACCAACGTACAATGAAAAGGATAACATCCGCAATATCATTGCCGCTGTATTTTCTTTACAGGAAAATTTTCACGTCCTGATAGTGGATGACGGCTCTCCTGATGGTACCGGCGCGATTGTAAAATCCCTGCAACAGGAACATCCGGGTGCCTTATTCCTCCAGGAAAGATCCGGTAAACAAGGACTGGGAACCGCCTACATCCATGGTTTCAAATGGGCACTGGCCAACAACTACCAGTACATCTTTGAAATGGATGCCGACTTTTCCCATAATCCCAAAGACCTGGTTCGCCTGTACAACGCCTGCGCCAAAGACGGTGCAGATGTATCGGTAGGCTCCCGCTACGTAAAAGGCGGCAATACCGAAAACTGGCCCTGGGACCGTGCCATCTTATCTTATGGTGCTTCGCTCTATGTAGGCATGATCACCTGGATGCCGGTAAAAGACCCTACTGCCGGATTTGTATGTTACCGCAATACCGTACTGGAAGCCATTAACCTGGACCAGATACAGTTTGTAGGATATGCATTTCAGATAGAAATGAAATTTACCGCCTGGAAACTGGGCTTCCGCATCAAGGAAGTGCCCATCACTTTTAAAGATCGCAAGGAAGGCTACTCCAAAATGAGTAAAGGCATCGTAAAAGAAGGCATATTGGGTGTATTGAAAATACAATGGCAAAGCCTTTTCCGCCAATACAAAAAAAGAGTTACGAATTAA
- a CDS encoding DeoR/GlpR family DNA-binding transcription regulator, with protein MLKEERQAFIMRQINLHNKVLSTDISSMLGISEDTVRRDLKEMAEEGKILKVHGGAIGRSFHHPFDTENMVYALEAKQQIAEKTIRLLKNDMVVLTGGGTTMIELAKRIPDSLRATFFTISPLVALQLVEHTHLTVISIGGQLSKSSNVHIGASVINQLADIKVDLCLLGANGFSVQDGMTDSDWEVVQVKRAMLKASKKTAILSIAEKLGSAQRMKVCDLNLINYLITELPPENHQLADYQHLDLDLF; from the coding sequence ATGTTAAAAGAGGAACGCCAGGCATTTATCATGCGGCAGATCAACTTGCATAATAAAGTTTTATCGACCGATATCAGTAGTATGCTGGGCATCTCGGAAGATACTGTGCGCCGCGACCTGAAAGAAATGGCAGAGGAAGGCAAAATCCTGAAAGTACATGGTGGCGCAATCGGGCGCTCCTTTCATCATCCGTTTGATACGGAGAACATGGTATATGCGCTGGAAGCCAAACAACAGATTGCGGAAAAAACCATCCGGCTCCTGAAAAATGATATGGTGGTACTCACCGGCGGTGGCACCACCATGATAGAACTGGCCAAACGTATACCAGACAGCCTGCGGGCTACCTTTTTTACTATCAGCCCGCTTGTGGCATTACAACTGGTGGAACATACCCACCTGACGGTCATCAGTATCGGCGGGCAACTCTCTAAAAGTTCCAATGTACATATAGGCGCCAGCGTGATTAACCAGCTGGCAGATATTAAGGTAGACCTGTGCTTACTGGGCGCCAATGGCTTTTCCGTGCAGGACGGTATGACCGATTCCGATTGGGAAGTGGTGCAGGTAAAAAGGGCGATGCTGAAAGCGTCTAAAAAAACGGCGATTCTCAGTATTGCAGAAAAACTGGGTTCTGCCCAGCGCATGAAAGTATGTGACCTGAACCTGATTAATTACCTGATCACGGAGCTGCCCCCCGAAAATCACCAGCTGGCTGATTATCAGCACCTGGATCTCGACCTGTTCTAG
- a CDS encoding RagB/SusD family nutrient uptake outer membrane protein: protein MKNRIITSVISTVAVVLMSTGCKKYVDKALPDQFDDNTFWISEDNVRSYNWGFYELFPGYGNLTTYGDFYFSSFTDDQAGSAFQNFLLNVPATATSWDFTQIRKANIMLERIDRVPMSDEAKNHWKGVARFFRALTYFNRVKDYGDLPWLGNSMDISDEGMIYKPRDSRVLVMDSVLADINFAVDNLRTKDQPNTITRDVALALKSRIGLYEGTWRRYHTDPALPDAAKFLAAAKDAASKLMTGTYKLSADYRTAYNSIDLSGNQEIILYKKYLPGFLTHSVIGFNTNSTQMAGLTKSAVESYLCSDGLPITVSPLYKGDSSIQRTRSNRDRRLLQTIDTFLCYNGELVGGMSTSTGYRPAKFLQPLVANTLAPYNDTDAPLFWLAEVLLNYAEAAAELQKEGQYAFSQTDLDRSINLLRVRAGLPPLQYLSETQVAANGVPYTDSKKDPDVPSFIWEIRRERRAELMMDGFRYHDLMRWSKGDYMDSNKNPDIFKGARVKGNADVLRDEKGYITPYKASTVRKFETPKNYLLPIPSGQIALYPNGALKQNPRW, encoded by the coding sequence ATGAAAAATCGTATAATCACTTCCGTTATATCCACCGTTGCTGTTGTATTGATGAGCACCGGCTGTAAAAAATATGTAGATAAAGCACTCCCCGATCAGTTTGATGATAATACTTTCTGGATATCCGAAGACAACGTTCGCAGCTACAACTGGGGATTCTATGAATTATTTCCCGGTTATGGCAATCTTACCACTTACGGCGATTTTTACTTTTCCTCCTTTACGGATGATCAGGCTGGCAGCGCCTTTCAGAACTTCCTGCTGAATGTGCCGGCAACCGCCACTTCCTGGGATTTTACCCAGATAAGAAAAGCCAACATTATGCTGGAACGTATTGACAGGGTACCGATGTCAGACGAAGCCAAAAACCACTGGAAAGGGGTCGCCCGTTTTTTCCGCGCCCTCACCTACTTTAACCGGGTGAAAGACTACGGGGATCTTCCCTGGCTGGGCAATTCCATGGATATCAGTGATGAAGGCATGATCTACAAACCCCGCGACTCCCGGGTACTGGTGATGGATAGTGTGCTGGCAGATATCAATTTTGCCGTAGATAACCTCCGGACAAAAGACCAGCCCAACACCATCACCCGCGATGTAGCCCTGGCATTGAAGTCACGGATAGGCCTATACGAAGGTACGTGGCGCAGGTACCATACCGATCCTGCCTTACCCGATGCCGCGAAATTTCTGGCAGCAGCAAAAGATGCCGCTTCCAAACTAATGACCGGCACCTACAAGCTATCAGCCGACTATCGCACCGCCTATAACTCCATCGACCTGTCTGGTAACCAGGAGATCATCCTGTACAAAAAATACCTGCCGGGCTTCCTCACCCATTCGGTGATTGGTTTCAATACCAACAGTACCCAGATGGCTGGCTTAACCAAATCGGCTGTGGAGTCCTATCTGTGTTCAGATGGATTACCGATCACCGTATCGCCGCTCTATAAAGGCGATAGTAGCATCCAGCGTACCCGCAGCAACCGCGACAGACGCCTGCTGCAAACCATCGATACTTTCCTCTGCTACAACGGCGAATTGGTTGGTGGCATGAGTACCAGCACCGGATACCGGCCGGCCAAGTTCCTGCAACCACTGGTAGCCAACACGCTGGCGCCGTACAACGATACCGATGCCCCGCTCTTCTGGCTGGCAGAAGTATTATTGAACTACGCCGAAGCGGCCGCCGAACTGCAAAAGGAGGGACAGTATGCCTTTTCCCAGACAGACCTCGACCGGTCCATCAACCTGCTGCGTGTACGGGCCGGACTGCCTCCTTTGCAATATCTCAGTGAAACCCAGGTAGCTGCTAACGGTGTACCATACACGGATTCTAAAAAAGATCCTGATGTACCTTCTTTCATCTGGGAAATACGCCGGGAAAGAAGAGCAGAACTCATGATGGATGGCTTCCGCTACCATGACCTGATGCGTTGGAGCAAAGGGGATTATATGGACAGCAACAAAAACCCCGACATCTTCAAAGGCGCCAGGGTAAAGGGAAACGCAGACGTACTGCGGGACGAGAAAGGTTATATTACGCCTTACAAAGCCAGTACTGTCCGTAAATTTGAAACACCTAAAAACTATCTGCTGCCGATACCCAGCGGCCAGATCGCGTTATATCCCAATGGTGCGTTGAAACAAAACCCACGCTGGTAA
- a CDS encoding SusC/RagA family TonB-linked outer membrane protein — protein MRARLLFTLLLLLLYTPSLLAQQVISGTVTDKSNQQPVIGATIMSGAKGTVADEKGHFTLQLPAGATLLQVSFIGYKPLKVPVTGKSSYQLLMESDERSLEQFVVVGYGTQKKANLTGAVSVVDISKTMQGRPLTDPSKALQGVSPGLNITFSNGGLTQAPAINIRGTGSLNGTSKPLLLVDNVETPDLSLINPDDIESISVLKDAASTSIFGARASFGVVLIKTKTGHRNTRTTVRYSNNFGWSTPTMLPDFADPEKELTGLYEGATRAGTTTPEIFGMRMLQLRDGIRNWKEKYAHNRKGLEMVPGEDFEVKDGQPYFYRVWDVKDMMMQKWAPQQIQNLSISGGSEKVSYYLSGGFSNAGGTLKMNPDNIKKYNISANVNASVTKWLDVDLRMLYRNFKYDYPYQYQSYFYYMWRWGAYFPYGTYQGNYFRHTPAYLANAQTNTLTDNYQRINLGATLKLTKDLNIRADYTIGRDNTTRHIAGGKVMAWDFWTPGPLTLANIASPAQNETGYKAGNYKVNTFNLYATYDKRLGKDHQLKVMAGMNAEDVDTLNFGAYRRNVLDPTKSELSLATGDQLVDNNHLENAYAGFFGRINYAYKDKWLLEVNGRYDGASAFPPADRWAFFPSASIGYRITEEPFMQGIRKALSDLKIRASYGTLGNQDTGGKWYIPSMATSQVNWMNGGTYAPGVNQPLSVARSLSWERVRTIDIGTDISLFNNHIGVTVDWYERSTDGMLTNRAIPATFGTSAPKINDGALRTRGYEIMVDANYRLNKDWLVYGTLAFWDSKTIISDWNNPSMLISQNYKGKNLGEIWGFETDRYFTREDDMTKVPNQSKLQDGNFVFGPGDIKYKDLNDDKVIDGGKGTLSDHGDLTIIGNTLPRYQYSIRLGSTFKNFDLDVFLQGVGKVNYWGLGDLTLPMYRGNDILYANQLDYWTESNPNAYYPRPYSKNDQGKIPGLASGGNNFYPQSKYLLNMAYLRLKNITLGYTLPAHLASQIHLQRVRVYASGQNLAEISNVGAPIDPEITTGESNFLGRTFPFQRTFSFGLQVTF, from the coding sequence ATGAGAGCAAGATTACTTTTCACGTTACTGCTATTGCTGCTTTACACCCCTTCCCTGCTGGCCCAACAGGTCATCTCCGGAACGGTGACTGACAAAAGCAATCAGCAACCTGTTATTGGCGCCACCATTATGTCCGGCGCCAAAGGCACCGTCGCCGACGAAAAAGGCCATTTTACCCTGCAACTGCCCGCAGGCGCCACCTTGCTGCAGGTAAGCTTTATTGGGTATAAGCCCCTGAAAGTACCCGTTACCGGTAAAAGCAGCTACCAGCTGCTGATGGAGTCTGACGAACGCTCCCTCGAACAATTCGTAGTAGTAGGCTACGGCACCCAGAAAAAAGCCAATCTCACCGGCGCCGTATCCGTTGTCGACATCTCCAAAACCATGCAGGGCAGACCGCTCACCGATCCCTCCAAAGCATTGCAAGGCGTATCACCCGGTCTGAACATCACCTTTTCCAACGGCGGCCTTACCCAGGCACCCGCGATCAACATCCGGGGAACCGGTTCCCTCAACGGTACCAGCAAACCACTGCTGCTGGTAGATAACGTGGAAACGCCAGACCTCTCCCTCATCAATCCCGACGACATTGAAAGCATCTCTGTATTAAAAGATGCTGCGTCTACCTCTATCTTCGGCGCCCGGGCTTCTTTCGGCGTTGTGCTGATCAAAACCAAAACCGGTCACCGCAACACCCGCACCACCGTACGGTACTCCAACAACTTTGGCTGGAGCACCCCTACCATGCTGCCCGACTTCGCCGATCCTGAAAAGGAACTGACCGGCCTGTATGAAGGCGCTACCCGTGCCGGTACCACTACCCCTGAAATATTCGGGATGAGGATGTTGCAACTGCGGGACGGCATCCGTAACTGGAAAGAAAAATATGCCCATAACCGGAAAGGACTGGAAATGGTTCCCGGAGAAGATTTTGAAGTCAAGGACGGCCAACCCTACTTCTACCGGGTATGGGATGTAAAAGATATGATGATGCAAAAGTGGGCGCCACAGCAGATTCAAAACCTCAGCATCTCCGGCGGCAGCGAAAAAGTGTCCTACTATCTCTCCGGCGGATTCAGCAACGCAGGCGGTACGCTCAAAATGAATCCCGACAACATCAAAAAATATAACATCAGTGCCAATGTAAATGCCAGTGTCACCAAATGGCTGGATGTAGACCTCCGGATGCTATACCGCAACTTCAAATATGATTATCCCTATCAATACCAGAGCTACTTCTACTATATGTGGCGCTGGGGCGCCTATTTCCCTTACGGCACCTATCAGGGCAACTACTTCCGCCACACGCCGGCATACCTGGCCAATGCGCAAACCAACACCCTCACGGATAACTACCAGCGCATCAACCTGGGCGCTACCCTGAAACTGACCAAAGACCTGAACATCCGTGCCGACTATACCATAGGCCGCGACAATACCACCCGCCACATTGCCGGCGGCAAGGTAATGGCCTGGGATTTCTGGACGCCCGGACCACTGACGCTCGCCAACATTGCCAGCCCTGCCCAGAACGAAACCGGTTACAAAGCCGGCAACTATAAGGTAAACACCTTTAACCTGTATGCCACTTACGATAAGCGTCTGGGCAAAGACCATCAGCTGAAAGTAATGGCCGGCATGAATGCCGAAGATGTGGATACCCTCAACTTCGGCGCTTACCGCCGCAATGTACTGGACCCCACCAAATCAGAACTGTCACTGGCTACCGGCGATCAGCTGGTAGATAATAACCACCTGGAGAATGCCTACGCCGGTTTCTTTGGCCGTATCAACTATGCCTATAAAGACAAATGGTTGCTGGAAGTAAACGGCCGCTATGATGGCGCCTCCGCCTTCCCGCCTGCTGATCGTTGGGCCTTCTTCCCTTCTGCGTCTATCGGTTACCGTATCACCGAAGAACCTTTCATGCAGGGTATCCGGAAGGCACTGAGCGACCTGAAAATCCGCGCCTCCTACGGCACATTGGGTAACCAGGATACCGGTGGTAAATGGTACATCCCATCCATGGCTACCAGTCAGGTGAACTGGATGAATGGCGGCACCTATGCCCCGGGCGTGAACCAGCCACTATCCGTAGCCAGATCGCTGTCGTGGGAACGCGTACGCACCATCGATATCGGCACTGATATCAGCCTCTTTAATAATCATATAGGCGTTACCGTAGACTGGTACGAGCGCAGCACCGACGGCATGCTTACCAACAGAGCCATCCCCGCTACCTTTGGCACCTCCGCCCCGAAGATCAATGACGGCGCCCTCCGCACCCGTGGTTATGAAATCATGGTGGATGCCAACTACCGCCTCAACAAAGACTGGCTGGTATACGGTACCCTGGCCTTCTGGGATAGCAAAACCATTATCTCCGACTGGAACAATCCTTCCATGCTGATCTCTCAGAACTACAAAGGCAAAAACCTCGGGGAAATATGGGGCTTTGAAACAGACCGTTATTTCACCCGGGAAGATGATATGACCAAAGTGCCGAACCAGTCCAAACTACAGGATGGTAATTTCGTATTCGGCCCCGGCGACATCAAATACAAAGACCTCAACGACGACAAGGTAATTGACGGCGGTAAAGGTACCCTCAGCGACCACGGCGACCTGACCATTATTGGCAACACCCTCCCCCGCTACCAATACAGTATCCGACTGGGCAGTACGTTTAAAAACTTCGACCTGGATGTATTTCTGCAGGGCGTAGGCAAGGTGAATTACTGGGGCCTGGGCGATCTTACCCTCCCGATGTACCGTGGTAACGATATCCTGTATGCCAATCAGCTGGACTACTGGACGGAAAGCAATCCGAATGCCTACTACCCCCGTCCTTACTCCAAAAACGACCAGGGTAAAATACCCGGCCTGGCATCCGGTGGCAATAACTTCTATCCACAATCCAAATACCTGCTCAACATGGCTTACCTGCGCCTGAAAAATATCACCCTGGGCTATACCTTACCGGCGCACCTGGCCAGCCAGATACACCTGCAACGGGTACGGGTATACGCCAGCGGGCAAAATCTGGCTGAAATATCCAATGTAGGCGCGCCTATCGATCCGGAAATCACCACCGGTGAATCCAACTTCCTGGGCAGAACCTTCCCCTTCCAACGTACTTTTTCCTTTGGCTTACAGGTAACCTTTTAA